In one window of Qipengyuania profundimaris DNA:
- a CDS encoding cytochrome ubiquinol oxidase subunit I, with translation MFDQLDAILLARIQFAFTVSFHFIFPAFSIGLASYLAVLEGLWLKTGKPIYLDLFKYWLKIFAIAFAMGVVSGIVMSYQFGTNWSVFSDVAGPVIGPLMAYEVLTAFFLEAGFLGVMLFGMERVGRKLHFAATLMVAIGTFISAFWILSVNSWMHTPTGFEMGANGQYLPGDSWLEIIFNPSFPYRLVHTVLAAYLTTAFVVGGVGAWHLLKDRANLHARKMFSMAMWMAALVVPVQIFAGDMHGLNTLEYQPQKVMAMEGHYDSYPDGAPLYLFGIPNDEEQKLEYAFGIPKLSSLILKHDPDAPLAGLDTIPDNEQPPVAIVFWSFRIMIGIGFAMLGVGLWSLVARMRKRLYDWTWLHRSALAMAPSGFVAVIAGWITTEVGRQPYVIYNLMRTADAASPLDAPAVATSLLAFVAVYFAVFGAGVWYILHLMHKPPHAHETGVKRGDTGPIRTAGITPGPTQDPTDQTDQALVDIEHKEDL, from the coding sequence ATGTTCGACCAACTCGATGCAATCCTGCTGGCCCGTATTCAGTTCGCCTTCACGGTGAGCTTCCACTTTATCTTTCCGGCTTTTTCGATCGGATTGGCGAGCTATCTGGCCGTGCTGGAAGGGCTCTGGCTCAAGACGGGCAAACCGATCTACCTCGATCTCTTCAAATACTGGTTGAAGATCTTCGCGATCGCGTTCGCCATGGGCGTCGTGAGTGGGATCGTCATGTCCTACCAATTCGGCACGAACTGGTCGGTGTTTTCCGATGTAGCCGGGCCCGTGATCGGCCCGCTCATGGCTTATGAGGTGTTAACCGCTTTCTTTCTGGAAGCAGGATTCCTCGGCGTCATGCTGTTCGGAATGGAGCGGGTGGGAAGAAAGCTGCACTTTGCGGCCACCCTGATGGTCGCCATCGGCACCTTCATCAGCGCTTTCTGGATCCTTTCGGTAAACAGCTGGATGCACACGCCGACCGGCTTCGAAATGGGGGCCAACGGGCAGTATCTCCCCGGCGACAGCTGGCTGGAGATCATCTTCAATCCCAGTTTCCCCTATCGGTTGGTCCACACGGTGCTCGCGGCATATCTGACAACCGCATTCGTGGTCGGCGGTGTGGGGGCGTGGCATCTGCTCAAGGATCGAGCCAACTTGCATGCGCGCAAGATGTTCTCGATGGCAATGTGGATGGCCGCCCTGGTCGTGCCGGTGCAGATTTTCGCCGGAGACATGCACGGCCTCAACACGCTGGAGTACCAGCCGCAGAAAGTCATGGCGATGGAAGGGCACTATGACAGTTACCCCGACGGTGCGCCGCTCTATCTGTTTGGAATTCCGAACGATGAAGAACAGAAGCTGGAATACGCCTTCGGCATTCCCAAGCTTTCCAGCCTCATTCTGAAACATGACCCGGATGCGCCACTGGCCGGGCTCGACACCATTCCGGACAATGAACAACCGCCGGTCGCCATCGTGTTCTGGTCGTTCCGTATAATGATCGGTATCGGGTTCGCCATGCTCGGCGTGGGGCTATGGAGCTTGGTCGCACGCATGCGCAAAAGGCTTTACGACTGGACTTGGCTGCACAGGTCGGCGCTGGCCATGGCACCGTCGGGCTTCGTAGCCGTCATCGCCGGATGGATCACAACGGAAGTGGGGCGCCAGCCTTACGTAATCTATAATCTGATGCGAACGGCCGATGCGGCCAGTCCGCTCGATGCCCCAGCCGTCGCGACGTCCCTGCTTGCCTTCGTCGCGGTCTACTTCGCGGTTTTCGGCGCGGGTGTCTGGTATATCCTGCACCTTATGCACAAACCGCCGCATGCGCACGAAACGGGTGTCAAGCGGGGAGATACCGGCC
- a CDS encoding SulP family inorganic anion transporter has product MLDGIRPARLRWRNRIMLKRYLPILEWGRTYNGAVLTNDLVAASIVTIMLIPQSLAYALLAGLPPVIGLYASILPLVAYAIFGTSRTLAVGPVAVISLMTASAAGAVAAQGTAEYLEAAITLAALSGIMLAVLGLLRAGFLANLLSHPVVSGFITASGLLIATSQLKHILGIRADGDNWPALLGSLGSALDGTNAWTLAIGIPVTLFLFWVRSEAKPALERFGLRPRAADITAKAGPVVAVMLTIIAAIIFKLEERGVALVGEVPQGLPPFAVPSTDLDLIEQLWVPALLISIIGFVESVSVARTLAAKRRQRISPDQELVGLGAANIASAFSGGYPVTGGFARSAVNFDAGAETPAAGAFTAVGIALASLFLTPLLSSLPVATLAATIIVAVLSLVDLKTPGRLWRYSKADFAAHIATIGMTLLAGVEVGVIAGVGVGLLLYLWRASRPHAAIVGRVPETEHFRNIERHAVFTDPHILSIRIDESLTYLNAHWLEEFVMEEVADHPELHHVILMCSAVNAIDASGLESLEAINHRLEDGGIKLHLSEVKGPVMDKLERTHFVEDLGGKVYLSQARAFADALRDNGDSDLQPHDLARGQI; this is encoded by the coding sequence TTGCTCGACGGCATCAGGCCCGCTCGTCTGCGATGGCGTAACCGAATTATGCTGAAGCGATATTTGCCTATTCTCGAGTGGGGCCGGACTTACAACGGGGCGGTTCTCACCAATGATCTGGTTGCTGCATCGATCGTAACGATCATGCTGATCCCGCAAAGCCTTGCCTATGCGTTGCTTGCGGGTCTGCCACCAGTAATAGGACTTTACGCGTCGATCCTACCTTTGGTCGCCTATGCGATTTTCGGCACCAGCCGAACGCTTGCCGTTGGCCCGGTGGCCGTCATCAGTCTGATGACGGCAAGCGCCGCTGGAGCGGTAGCAGCGCAGGGAACGGCAGAATATCTGGAGGCCGCAATCACTCTTGCAGCCCTTTCCGGCATCATGCTCGCTGTTCTTGGACTATTGCGAGCAGGGTTCCTCGCGAACCTGCTGTCTCACCCGGTTGTGAGCGGCTTCATTACCGCCAGCGGATTGCTGATTGCCACGAGCCAGCTGAAACACATCCTCGGTATCCGGGCCGACGGTGACAACTGGCCTGCATTGCTGGGGTCGCTCGGGTCTGCTCTGGACGGGACGAACGCTTGGACACTGGCTATCGGCATACCCGTAACGCTTTTTCTTTTCTGGGTGCGCAGCGAAGCCAAACCCGCGCTGGAGCGGTTCGGACTCCGGCCCAGAGCAGCAGACATCACGGCGAAAGCCGGGCCTGTCGTCGCTGTCATGCTGACCATCATCGCTGCGATAATATTCAAGCTCGAAGAACGCGGGGTCGCGCTGGTGGGCGAAGTTCCCCAAGGGCTACCGCCCTTTGCAGTCCCATCGACCGACCTCGATTTGATCGAACAGCTTTGGGTGCCCGCCCTACTCATCTCGATCATCGGCTTTGTCGAAAGCGTGTCCGTTGCCAGAACGCTCGCAGCGAAACGCCGGCAGCGTATCTCGCCCGACCAGGAGTTGGTCGGACTTGGCGCCGCCAATATCGCCAGTGCATTTTCCGGTGGATACCCGGTTACGGGCGGCTTCGCGCGCTCCGCAGTCAACTTCGATGCCGGGGCAGAAACGCCTGCGGCCGGCGCATTCACCGCCGTCGGAATAGCGCTCGCTTCGCTGTTCCTGACGCCTTTGCTCTCTTCACTACCGGTCGCCACCTTGGCTGCTACGATCATCGTGGCTGTCCTCAGCCTGGTGGATCTAAAAACTCCGGGGCGGCTGTGGCGCTATTCGAAAGCCGATTTCGCCGCGCATATCGCCACGATCGGCATGACGCTACTGGCCGGGGTCGAGGTAGGCGTCATTGCGGGGGTCGGTGTGGGGTTGCTGCTTTACCTGTGGAGGGCATCGCGCCCACATGCTGCAATCGTTGGGCGCGTTCCCGAAACCGAGCATTTTCGCAATATCGAACGCCATGCGGTCTTCACCGATCCGCATATCCTTTCCATCCGCATCGACGAAAGCCTGACCTATCTCAATGCCCATTGGCTCGAGGAATTCGTAATGGAGGAGGTCGCCGACCACCCCGAACTGCATCACGTTATCCTGATGTGCAGCGCCGTGAATGCTATCGACGCATCCGGTCTGGAAAGTCTGGAAGCGATCAACCACCGACTGGAGGATGGCGGCATCAAATTGCACCTGTCGGAGGTGAAAGGTCCCGTCATGGACAAACTCGAACGCACACACTTCGTCGAAGATTTGGGCGGCAAGGTGTACCTTTCGCAAGCTCGGGCTTTTGCCGATGCGCTTCGCGATAATGGGGACAGCGATCTTCAACCCCACGATCTCGCAAGAGGGCAGATCTGA
- a CDS encoding DUF6691 family protein, translating to MRFLFTLLSGSIFGFGLALSGMMNPARVRGFLDIFGDWDPTLAFVMGGAVLVMAVAWFIQRRMSAPMVGEEFNLPGTRLFDGKLIGGSALFGIGWGLAGLCPGPAISSLATSPIPALVFVGSMAVGVAAHRIALKA from the coding sequence ATGCGTTTCCTCTTTACCTTGCTTTCAGGATCGATCTTCGGCTTCGGGCTCGCTTTGTCCGGTATGATGAACCCGGCCCGTGTCCGCGGCTTTCTCGATATTTTCGGTGACTGGGATCCGACCCTTGCTTTCGTCATGGGTGGCGCCGTTCTCGTAATGGCTGTCGCCTGGTTCATTCAGCGAAGGATGTCGGCGCCAATGGTCGGAGAAGAGTTCAACCTTCCCGGCACCCGACTTTTTGACGGCAAGCTGATCGGTGGCTCGGCGCTCTTCGGCATCGGTTGGGGACTGGCAGGGCTTTGTCCCGGACCGGCCATCTCGTCTTTGGCGACCTCTCCGATACCTGCGCTGGTGTTTGTCGGATCGATGGCCGTGGGCGTTGCAGCTCATCGCATCGCGTTGAAGGCCTAG
- a CDS encoding YeeE/YedE family protein, with protein sequence MMLPGFPEAQPLEGLLGGVLIGLAAAIMLLGLGRIAGVSGMFARATAIEGGSPPWPIAALFIVGLILGAVAFQAAIGPIEARFPPGLGLLIAGGTLVGFGTRLGSGCTSGHGVCGMSRLSPRSLVATATFIAAGVATVAIVNALEGAW encoded by the coding sequence ATGATGCTGCCAGGTTTTCCAGAGGCCCAGCCACTCGAAGGATTGCTCGGGGGTGTGCTGATCGGTCTGGCAGCTGCTATCATGTTGCTTGGACTTGGCCGTATTGCCGGTGTCTCCGGCATGTTTGCCCGTGCCACTGCGATCGAGGGAGGGAGCCCTCCCTGGCCGATCGCTGCGCTATTCATTGTCGGCCTCATTCTAGGAGCAGTCGCGTTTCAGGCTGCCATTGGGCCTATCGAAGCAAGGTTCCCCCCAGGTCTAGGCTTGCTAATCGCCGGGGGCACTCTGGTTGGTTTCGGCACTCGCCTGGGCTCCGGCTGCACCAGCGGCCACGGGGTATGCGGCATGTCGCGGCTTTCTCCCCGGTCGCTTGTGGCAACGGCAACTTTCATTGCTGCCGGTGTGGCAACCGTGGCCATAGTCAACGCTCTGGAAGGTGCATGGTGA
- a CDS encoding MBL fold metallo-hydrolase encodes MSASDAALSRAQDQVRRAVDDETARPSIAGFFDEATNTVSYVVHDPESSEAAIIDSVLDFEAASGRTSHGSADLVVEYVNTKKLKVNWLIETHAHADHISAAPYLQERVGGKLAIGKDIIRVQEVFGKLFNAGTDFERDGSQFDHLFEDGEKFALGKLEGIALHVPGHTPADMAFIIGDAAFVGDTIFMPDFGTARADFPGGDAGQLFRSIRRLLSLPDETRLFLCHDYKAPGRDDYAWETTVKQQREGNVHVKDGVTEAEFVEMRTSRDKTLAMPTLIMPSVQVNIRGGRLPDPEDNGVSYIKIPVNAV; translated from the coding sequence ATGAGTGCTTCTGATGCGGCCCTCTCCCGTGCGCAAGACCAAGTGAGGCGCGCCGTCGACGATGAAACGGCGCGGCCAAGTATTGCGGGCTTTTTCGACGAAGCGACCAACACGGTAAGCTATGTCGTACACGATCCGGAAAGCTCCGAAGCGGCCATCATCGACTCGGTTCTCGACTTCGAGGCAGCATCGGGCCGCACCTCTCATGGATCCGCCGATCTAGTTGTCGAATACGTAAATACCAAAAAGCTGAAAGTGAATTGGCTGATCGAGACGCATGCTCATGCCGATCATATCTCTGCCGCCCCGTATTTGCAGGAGCGTGTGGGAGGCAAGCTGGCTATCGGCAAGGATATCATCCGCGTCCAGGAAGTGTTCGGCAAGCTCTTCAACGCAGGCACGGATTTCGAACGCGACGGTTCGCAGTTCGACCACCTTTTCGAGGACGGCGAAAAGTTCGCCCTCGGCAAGCTCGAAGGCATAGCCCTGCACGTGCCGGGGCACACGCCCGCCGACATGGCTTTCATTATCGGTGATGCGGCCTTCGTCGGGGATACGATCTTCATGCCCGATTTCGGCACGGCCCGCGCGGATTTTCCCGGTGGTGACGCTGGACAGCTGTTTCGTTCGATCAGGAGACTTCTGTCGCTTCCCGACGAAACACGCCTGTTTCTCTGCCACGATTACAAGGCGCCCGGCCGAGACGACTACGCATGGGAAACGACAGTCAAGCAGCAGAGAGAAGGCAATGTCCATGTAAAGGACGGAGTGACCGAGGCAGAGTTCGTCGAAATGCGGACCAGCCGCGACAAGACCCTCGCCATGCCTACCCTCATCATGCCGAGCGTCCAGGTCAACATCCGTGGCGGACGCTTGCCGGACCCGGAAGATAACGGGGTGTCTTACATCAAGATCCCGGTGAACGCCGTATGA
- a CDS encoding peroxiredoxin, with the protein MAEALHLNPSSQSLRIGDSAPSFAARSTVGPVELDDYRGKWVAFFSHPADFTPVCTSEFVALAKRESEFAERGCALIGLSVDSLFSHLAWLRLIRDKFDVEVRFPLLEDPTMVVGRAYGMIAGDDADSATIRSTYFIDPTGIIRAISTYPANVGRSISEMLRLLDALQAADREGALVPADWLRGEPLLKQTSTSLDDVFESAEAGGWFTEKHRP; encoded by the coding sequence ATGGCCGAAGCGTTGCATCTGAACCCATCCTCGCAGAGTCTCCGCATCGGCGACTCCGCTCCGTCATTCGCTGCCCGCAGCACAGTGGGACCGGTCGAGTTGGACGACTACCGCGGCAAATGGGTCGCGTTCTTCTCTCATCCCGCGGACTTCACGCCGGTATGCACCTCCGAGTTTGTCGCTCTCGCCAAGCGTGAAAGTGAATTCGCAGAGCGCGGTTGCGCTCTCATCGGCCTTTCGGTCGACAGCCTGTTCTCTCACCTCGCGTGGCTCAGGCTGATCCGTGACAAGTTCGATGTCGAAGTTCGCTTCCCGCTTTTGGAAGACCCGACAATGGTGGTCGGAAGAGCCTATGGAATGATCGCCGGCGATGATGCGGACAGCGCGACGATCAGGAGCACGTATTTTATCGATCCAACAGGCATCATCCGAGCGATTTCAACCTACCCAGCAAACGTCGGGCGTTCGATCTCGGAGATGTTGCGTCTGCTCGATGCGCTACAGGCGGCCGACAGGGAGGGTGCACTCGTGCCTGCGGATTGGCTGAGGGGCGAACCGCTACTCAAGCAGACGAGCACCAGCCTGGACGACGTCTTCGAAAGCGCAGAGGCTGGCGGCTGGTTCACCGAAAAGCATCGACCATGA
- a CDS encoding ArsR/SmtB family transcription factor, with protein sequence MSFDEQIDLFKAIGHPVRFRVLQSLSRSEKSVGEIEKDTKVSQPGLSQQLAILRKAELVTTRREAKMVFYSLEREKIDQIADSLVKLVGAPPGLRDNHKKPTPGAANFARVMRD encoded by the coding sequence ATGAGCTTCGATGAGCAAATAGATCTCTTCAAGGCGATCGGGCATCCGGTGCGTTTCCGCGTCCTCCAGTCTTTGAGCAGAAGCGAGAAGAGCGTCGGCGAGATCGAAAAAGATACCAAGGTCTCCCAACCCGGCCTGTCGCAGCAGCTTGCGATCCTACGCAAAGCGGAACTGGTGACGACACGCCGGGAGGCAAAGATGGTCTTCTACTCGTTGGAGCGGGAGAAGATCGATCAGATCGCGGACAGCCTCGTCAAGCTCGTAGGGGCACCGCCTGGCTTGCGGGACAATCACAAGAAGCCGACACCGGGCGCTGCGAATTTTGCGCGCGTCATGCGCGACTGA
- a CDS encoding polysaccharide deacetylase family protein — MQHANLLHPPSRDQAVRFAPDFGQRVLLTVDAEEEFDWTGDFSRQGYTLDHVPRIAKFQQFCGSLGISPVYLIDWPIAQSPIAQDIIGGAVAKGEAEVGVQLHPWVNPPFDEELTRHTSFSGNLPPDLERAKFRALRDLIEEKFGTVPRIYRAGRYGVGPATAAMLSETGIAIDSSVRCRFDYSAEGGPDFRGHPCTPYWTDVQRKLLELPLTTVYWGMLRKQGDALFPLARNSAVLTSLFSRLGMLERIALTPEGTSAEEALRAVDIALDDGLPVLTLSFHSPSLSPGHTPYVRSEGDLDRFYDWLRTVYAYLDQRGVHPTTVAEIIESVVV; from the coding sequence ATTCAACACGCGAATCTTCTCCATCCGCCGTCGCGCGATCAGGCCGTCCGCTTTGCACCCGATTTCGGGCAGCGGGTGCTTCTGACCGTCGATGCCGAGGAGGAATTCGACTGGACCGGCGATTTCTCGCGCCAGGGTTACACGCTCGACCACGTGCCGCGGATCGCGAAGTTCCAGCAGTTCTGCGGATCGCTTGGCATCTCGCCGGTTTATCTGATCGACTGGCCCATCGCACAGTCACCGATCGCGCAAGACATTATCGGCGGTGCTGTGGCCAAGGGAGAGGCCGAAGTCGGCGTCCAGTTGCATCCCTGGGTCAATCCCCCTTTCGACGAAGAACTGACCCGCCACACCAGCTTTTCCGGCAATCTGCCGCCCGACCTCGAGCGCGCCAAATTCCGGGCCTTGCGCGATCTGATCGAGGAAAAATTCGGCACCGTCCCCCGCATCTACCGCGCAGGTCGCTATGGCGTCGGACCTGCGACCGCCGCGATGCTTTCGGAGACCGGTATCGCCATCGACAGTTCCGTGCGCTGCCGCTTCGATTACAGCGCCGAAGGCGGGCCCGATTTCCGCGGCCATCCCTGCACGCCGTACTGGACCGATGTGCAACGCAAGCTGCTGGAGCTCCCGCTGACCACGGTTTACTGGGGCATGCTGCGCAAGCAGGGCGACGCGCTGTTTCCGCTCGCCCGGAACTCGGCAGTGCTCACCAGCCTCTTTTCGCGGCTCGGTATGCTGGAGCGGATTGCCCTGACGCCCGAGGGCACATCGGCGGAAGAGGCGCTCAGGGCCGTGGACATCGCGCTCGACGACGGGCTACCGGTGCTTACTCTTAGTTTCCACAGCCCTTCATTGTCGCCCGGCCACACACCCTATGTGCGCAGCGAAGGCGACCTCGACCGTTTCTACGACTGGTTGCGGACCGTCTACGCCTACCTCGACCAGCGCGGTGTTCACCCGACCACGGTTGCGGAAATCATCGAATCCGTCGTCGTCTAG
- a CDS encoding sensor histidine kinase — MHFDDRLATVLRHRATGERAGKTQFRQLIDLLGERPQAGDPALKAAAYLRLIALAEMIPVDERARIVGENGWRFRNPELVKWFGEAHPKIAAAALYRAHLTGQEWESLIPRLPIRARGFLRHRRDLPDDAVRVLDRLGVQDRALPLPDMLELLDEVEPTEAIEADLPAVPPPLVLSAANDGDDTTTDVLSNGEPEEDAPAAPPVPTPAPTGGIRALVDRIEAYKRNRGNTGDEAPSLPLGEPEPAVQRKPVASFLFGTDAEGRIDWAEDEIAPMVVGTALTQRRGDGAGGDEFAAAFLNRRPVRSATLTLRGGDAIAGEWTVDAAPRFTRGEGRFYGYVGRFRRAVAASDDRRQDSADRLRQLLHELRTPVNAMQGNAEVIQQQVFGPTPHEYRALAASIAGDSARILAGFDELDRLARLETGTLDLEPGTADFAAIAHAQIDQLQSVLKPRVASFATQLEADAALLPITTGDAEMLAWRVLATIAGATGAGETIKLYLRTEDGQATLRAQLPATLASANDVFSHEARGGTGAVSAGIFGAGFSLRLARAEARAAGGELSRDDQWLILSLPLLTGEEALPSPVDTPGRAAG; from the coding sequence ATGCATTTTGACGACCGCCTTGCCACAGTGTTGCGCCACCGCGCGACGGGCGAGCGTGCGGGCAAGACGCAGTTTCGCCAACTGATCGACCTGCTGGGCGAGCGTCCGCAGGCGGGCGACCCGGCGTTGAAGGCGGCGGCATATCTGCGCCTGATCGCTTTGGCGGAGATGATCCCGGTCGATGAGCGCGCCCGCATCGTGGGCGAGAACGGCTGGCGGTTCCGCAATCCCGAACTCGTGAAATGGTTCGGCGAGGCGCATCCCAAGATCGCGGCAGCCGCGCTATACCGCGCGCATCTGACGGGCCAGGAATGGGAAAGCCTCATCCCCCGCCTGCCGATCCGCGCGCGCGGCTTCCTGCGGCACCGCCGCGACCTGCCCGACGATGCCGTGCGGGTGCTCGACCGGCTGGGCGTGCAGGACCGAGCATTGCCCTTGCCGGACATGCTGGAGCTGCTGGACGAGGTGGAGCCGACCGAAGCGATCGAGGCCGACCTGCCCGCAGTGCCACCGCCGCTGGTGCTGTCGGCGGCGAACGATGGCGATGACACAACCACCGATGTCCTGTCGAATGGAGAGCCGGAAGAGGACGCTCCCGCCGCTCCTCCCGTTCCCACTCCCGCCCCGACCGGCGGCATCCGCGCCCTCGTCGACCGGATCGAGGCGTACAAGCGCAATCGCGGAAACACCGGCGATGAAGCCCCGTCGCTGCCGCTGGGTGAACCGGAACCGGCGGTGCAGCGCAAGCCGGTCGCCAGCTTCCTGTTCGGCACCGATGCCGAAGGCCGGATCGACTGGGCGGAGGACGAGATCGCGCCCATGGTGGTCGGTACCGCGCTCACGCAGCGGCGCGGCGATGGCGCGGGCGGAGACGAGTTCGCTGCCGCATTCCTCAATCGCAGGCCAGTACGCAGCGCCACCCTGACGCTGCGTGGCGGCGACGCCATTGCAGGCGAATGGACGGTCGATGCCGCTCCCCGCTTCACCCGCGGCGAAGGCCGGTTCTACGGCTATGTCGGGCGCTTCCGCCGGGCTGTCGCGGCGAGCGATGATCGCCGCCAGGACAGCGCCGACCGCCTGCGCCAGCTGCTCCACGAGCTGCGTACGCCAGTGAATGCGATGCAGGGCAATGCGGAGGTCATCCAGCAGCAGGTCTTCGGCCCCACGCCGCACGAATATCGCGCGCTGGCCGCTTCGATCGCAGGCGACAGTGCGCGTATCCTCGCCGGCTTCGACGAGCTCGACCGGCTGGCACGGCTCGAAACCGGCACGCTGGATCTCGAGCCCGGAACGGCGGATTTCGCCGCCATTGCGCATGCCCAGATCGACCAGTTGCAATCGGTTCTGAAACCGCGCGTCGCCAGCTTCGCCACGCAGCTGGAAGCCGATGCCGCGCTGCTGCCGATAACCACCGGCGATGCAGAGATGCTCGCCTGGCGCGTATTGGCCACGATCGCGGGCGCGACCGGTGCGGGCGAGACGATCAAGCTCTACTTGCGCACGGAAGACGGGCAGGCGACTTTGCGCGCCCAATTGCCGGCTACGCTGGCCAGCGCAAACGACGTCTTCTCTCACGAGGCGCGCGGCGGTACCGGAGCGGTGAGCGCCGGTATCTTCGGTGCGGGCTTCTCGCTCCGCCTTGCGCGGGCGGAGGCGCGTGCCGCGGGCGGCGAATTGTCGCGCGACGACCAATGGTTGATCCTCTCGCTGCCACTCTTGACCGGGGAAGAGGCGCTACCTAGCCCTGTCGATACGCCGGGTCGCGCGGCGGGCTGA
- a CDS encoding Lrp/AsnC family transcriptional regulator, whose product MANLDEIDRKLLSELQAEGRITNVELAHRVGLTAPPCLRRVRALEDEGVIKGYHADLDPGKLGFSITVFAMVSLKSQAEDALREFEEAMRDLPEVREVHMLNGEIDFIIKIVSKDLQSFQEFLTSKLTPAPNVASVKTSLTIRTSKSEPGVPLGK is encoded by the coding sequence ATGGCCAATCTCGACGAAATCGATCGCAAGCTGCTGAGCGAATTGCAGGCCGAAGGGCGCATTACCAATGTCGAGTTGGCCCACCGGGTCGGCTTGACCGCTCCGCCGTGCCTGCGCCGCGTTCGCGCGCTCGAGGACGAGGGCGTGATCAAGGGCTATCACGCCGATCTCGATCCGGGCAAGCTGGGCTTCTCGATCACGGTTTTCGCCATGGTCAGCCTGAAGAGCCAGGCCGAAGACGCGCTGCGCGAATTCGAAGAAGCCATGCGGGATTTGCCGGAGGTGCGCGAGGTCCACATGCTCAATGGCGAGATCGATTTCATCATCAAGATCGTCAGCAAGGATCTGCAGAGCTTCCAGGAATTCCTCACCAGCAAGCTGACTCCGGCGCCGAATGTCGCGAGCGTGAAGACATCGCTGACGATCCGCACCAGCAAGAGCGAGCCGGGCGTACCGCTGGGTAAATAA
- a CDS encoding GFA family protein produces the protein MTDTMRGQCLCGAVEITIEAPAHEIEICQCSMCRRWSGAIYTAQTGKSVTIEGEDKASVYRSSEWAERAFCGTCGSHLWFRFLPTGNRSFSAGLFDAASSHTIEKEIFVDEAADWCRIEGDHPRQTGAEVIAEAEAAGFTFD, from the coding sequence ATGACCGACACCATGCGGGGCCAGTGCCTGTGCGGCGCGGTCGAGATCACCATCGAAGCACCCGCCCACGAGATCGAAATCTGCCAATGCAGCATGTGCCGCCGCTGGAGCGGGGCCATCTACACTGCACAGACCGGCAAGTCGGTCACGATCGAGGGCGAGGACAAGGCCAGCGTTTACCGCTCGAGCGAATGGGCCGAGCGAGCCTTCTGCGGGACCTGCGGCAGCCATTTGTGGTTTCGGTTCCTGCCCACCGGCAATCGCAGCTTCTCCGCGGGGCTGTTCGATGCGGCCTCCTCGCACACCATCGAAAAGGAAATCTTCGTCGACGAAGCGGCGGATTGGTGCCGCATCGAGGGCGATCATCCCCGCCAGACCGGCGCCGAGGTCATCGCCGAGGCCGAAGCGGCGGGCTTCACCTTCGACTGA